The Mangifera indica cultivar Alphonso chromosome 12, CATAS_Mindica_2.1, whole genome shotgun sequence DNA window TCACCTGTTCCACGAACAGGTCCCACAAACAGTTCACAAAGGTTACATGATTTCCGTGATAGATTACtcaaatttcttcaatttataAAGAATAGTTTAAGCCACCTTCACCTCACAAGCAAGCAAccctctttcttcttccttatatGTATTCTTCCAAGACTCTCATTCTCATTACTTCCAGTTCAAGTTCCCTAAACTATGGAAGATGAAGGGCCATCTTTCCTCATCTCCGGAAACAAGGCAATTTTTACCCGCTTAGATTATCCAGGAGTTGAATTGAAGAGCTTTACCTCTTGTCTCAAATGGGTTTGTGTTGATCAATCTAGTATTTGGAAAGCTGTTCTTTCATGGTCGATCTTCTTTCTTCTCGCCATTATCTCTCCTCTGGTATcgcatttttttcttctgtgtTCAACATGTGATAAGAATCACCAGAGACCTTATGACACGATCGTCCAATTGTCTCTCTCTGTTTTTGCAACGATCTCGTTTTTAAGTCTCTCTTTTTGGGCTCGGAAATATGGAGTCAATCGGTTTCTGTTTCTTGATAAATTGCCTGAAGAAAGTGAAAAGGTTAAACAAGGATATGCAGCACAACTTAGAGTATGTTTCTACTTCGCCATATGAATCTGTTCAGTTTGATGCCTTTAAATAATTTCCATTAAAATGCCATCTGGGCTGTGAGCCCCCCATAGTTTAATGTAAATGGATGAAATTGCGATCTTGGTCATTCTATTGTATCAATATTAATGTGAATTTATATGTCTTGCAGAGATCAATGAAGCTCCTTTGTACCTTTGTCCTTCCCTGTTTTGCGTTTGAGTGTGCCTACAGAATTTGGTGGTATGCCACTGGAGCATCAGAAATACCCTACTACATAAACATCTATGCCAGTGACATTATTGTGTGCACATTGCAGCTCTTGTCATGGCTTTATCGGATAGCCATTTATATACTGGCCTGCATATTGTACCAACTGATTTGCTATCtgcaaattataaaaatggatGACTTTGCTCaagtttttcaaaaagaaactgaGGTTGGTTCAATCTTGAAAGAGCATTTCAAAATCAGAAGAAATCTCAGGGTTATAAGCCATCGGTTTCGGGCTTTCATTTTGTTGTCTCTAGTTTTGGTCACGGCAAGTCAGTCCATATCTCTTCTTATGACCATCCGGTCCAGTGCCAATAACAACATTTTTGAAGCAGGAGAATTAGCAGTAAGCCTTCCTTCTCTAGCTCCTTTCATTATAATTAACAATCTAATATTCTTCTTCTAATAATTGCCTATTACACTTGATGCAGCTCTGCTCCATTAGCCTGGTGACAGGACTCTTCATATGCCTGCGAAGTGCAACAAAGATCACACATAAAGCACAGTCCATTACAAGCCTTGCTGCAAAATGGCATGTCTGTGCCACAATCAACTCCTTTGATGACCTGGATGGTGAGACCCCAACAACTCAGACTGCTTCCTCCCAAGTCTTTCCGGTCGATGCTTATTGCATATCagatgatgaggaagaagatggaGATGATATAGATAACACCAGAATGTTTCCTATATTCGCACATACAATATGTTTCCAGAAGAGGCAAGCTCTAGGTCAGTGAAAACGCATTCCTTGTCTAGTTTCTGCATAATTCGGAGGTGTGGTAGTGGTAATTATCAAATTGTTGGCCTGTGCTGCAGTGACTTATTTGGAAAACAACAAAGCGGGTATTACATTGTATGGATTTATGCTAGACAGAACATGGATTCACACCATTTTTGGGATTGAACTAGCTCTATTGCTTTGGTTGCTCAATAAAACACTTGGTATTTCTCAATCTTTTCACCTATGAATGAAATTGTTTAAGAAGAATTATACTCTTAACGATCTTCTCTAACTTTTActgttgttttttcttttattttgccAGTGAACTTGTAATACGTCCAGACAAATCACATCTTGATAAAACGCGAAAGAGATGTTGAAAACATGTTCATCTCATATCATTTGAGGTTATTAATGTTAGCGGAAGATTAGTTGGTCGTTTGTGAGCTcctcaattatcaaaatatgaTACCCAGAAGTAAAAGAttccaaaataaacaatatctttATAGTGGATAGGTAACAGAAATCTGACTTCGTCCATTTTGTTGGAGGCAGAGATTGTGAGGCAGCTCTATTGTGCCTAATTGGGAAATTGATCATTTTACTATATGAGAAAAAAAGGGTCGAGTTTACCGTAAGAAAGCAGGAGTTCCATAATGTCTCAAGATTCAAGAACCATGTTGTAGCTTGAAGGTTCACATCATTACATTTGTTTCTGAAATTCTCATGTATAGCAGCAGATGAAATAGCCCTGAATTCTGCCTTCTCACAGTTTGTAGAAAATAACATCTTTATTCCTAATTTGGGGTTTCTTGAATCATATTTCAGTGTTAGTATTAATACTATAAACTGAAGTTACTACAAGAAAGAAGAAGTTGTCAACTGTTTATCACAA harbors:
- the LOC123192592 gene encoding uncharacterized protein LOC123192592, with the translated sequence MEDEGPSFLISGNKAIFTRLDYPGVELKSFTSCLKWVCVDQSSIWKAVLSWSIFFLLAIISPLVSHFFLLCSTCDKNHQRPYDTIVQLSLSVFATISFLSLSFWARKYGVNRFLFLDKLPEESEKVKQGYAAQLRRSMKLLCTFVLPCFAFECAYRIWWYATGASEIPYYINIYASDIIVCTLQLLSWLYRIAIYILACILYQLICYLQIIKMDDFAQVFQKETEVGSILKEHFKIRRNLRVISHRFRAFILLSLVLVTASQSISLLMTIRSSANNNIFEAGELALCSISLVTGLFICLRSATKITHKAQSITSLAAKWHVCATINSFDDLDGETPTTQTASSQVFPVDAYCISDDEEEDGDDIDNTRMFPIFAHTICFQKRQALVTYLENNKAGITLYGFMLDRTWIHTIFGIELALLLWLLNKTLVNL